The Verrucomicrobiota bacterium sequence GGAAAGAAACCCAGCCAGCGTAATATTGCGTAATCCCAAGCGGTGCATCTCCAGTTCAAAGAATTCCCGCTCCGGTCCGGTACCCACCATGATCAGGCGAAACGCAGGGTCACTGACTTGCAATACGGCCATGACCTGAAGGAGGTCGAAGATGCCTTTTTGCGATACCAAGCGCCCAACGAAACAGGCGAGATTCCGGTCTTTCGCACTGTCGGGAACGGCATCCAGTGTCGCGGCATTGAACCCGGCATGGAGGATGACCACCTGTTTGCCTGGAAATTTTTTCTGGAGTTGAGCCTGGGTGATCGCATTGCCAGCCACGATGAAATCGCAGGTCCGGCTAAGAATCGCAGCGGTGACTCGTTGTTCCAAACCGGCCACGGCAAACCGCAGGCGTGTAGCCCAGTTAACCGCTTTGCGTTCGGGTATGACATGATAAATGATGGTTCCCTTGCGGCGTGCTTTCCAAAACCATAAGGGGATCAAGTCCACGCTGTACGGCGAAACTCCCAAGGCGACATCATAACAATGCCGATTGAACAGGCCTTTCACCGACCCTTGAAAAATCCGCACCAAAAAAAGGATGATCAGCCCAATGAGATTGAGCGGCAAGTTTCCCATTGTGAGATAAAGGCGCCGGTGCGCGGCCACAAACGAGACGGCCGACCGGGGCACCAGCAAATCTGGCTTGAGCCCGGATAGCCGGATAATCTTCATTACCACCTGATCGCCGCCGCCGATGGATTCTGACCGGTTGGCCAGAGTGCCATTGTTAATGATCAGCAAATCCAGTGTCGGGGTATGCCCCCCGCAGGATTTTCCATCCATGTTAGCCGGGGTGGACATGAGGTAGACAAAACCCGCTTTGCCCGGATTTAACCGGGGCGACTCCAGCAAAATATCAATATTTCGTTTCATGGTGGGGAATACGACCCCATTCTGCGCTCACCATCCGGCATGGGTAAATCCGCAGTGCGTCGTCAGATACCACAATGAGCGTGGTGTGAAATCACGGATATGCCCGGAGAGATCATTTTTTTTCAAGCGCTCTTGTAAAACCTCCGGCCAAAATCCATAGGTGACGCTTTCGGTGCCAACTTCACTGCCTAACGGTTGATCGCCAAACAGAAACGCAATTCCGTCCATCCAAGCGGCACAACTCAAACGAGTCACATCATAATGACTTAACCCGTAAGTTGCGTCCGTCATATAAAGGCGCTCGTAAAATTTTGATTCACCTTGCATGACGTCTCCCTGATGGAGTGATTCGGGTGTTGACTATTCCTTATGGCCGGTGGCATTGACCTGTTGGGTAATCCACGGATAGGTCTGCCGAATACCCGCCAGTAAATCAAATTGCGATTTCCAACCGATACTATAAATGCGTGCGTTACTGAAATTTCGGGATTGCACGCCGACTGGACCAGGTACGGATTTAATGGTGATTTGCTTGCCAGAAACCTGGGCCACCGCTTCTACCAGCTCCCGGACCGTCACGTACTGGGGACACCCAATATTCACCGCCCCCTCCAAATCTGATTGCATCAGGCGATAGATGCCATCCACCATATCATCCACGTATGTGTACGAGCGAACCGCACTGCCATCCCCCCAGATTTCAACGGTGCCGCCATCCGGCACTCCGGCCACTTTACGGCAGATTGCCGCGGGCGCCTTTTCCCGTCCGCCGCGCCATGTGCCTTCTGGCCCATAACAATTCTGGAAGCGCGCAATGCGCACTTTCATGCCATGACGCCGTCCATACGCCATCGCCATGCGTTCGGAGTACAACTTTTCCCAACCATACTCGTTGTCTGGATGCGCGGGAATAGCTTCGGCCTCCGTCATTTCCGGCTCGCCGGGTTTCATATCCCGATAAACGCAGACGGAAGAGGAGAAAAAGTAACGTTTCACTCCGCGCAATGCGGCGTGATGTGTCATGTGGACATTAATCAACACGCTATTATGCATGATCTCGCATTCAGCCGAGTGGATAAAACCCATGCCGCCCATGTCTGCAGCCAACTGATACACCTCATCCGGTGTACCTTGAGGAATGCTCAGGGCTTCCTGGCAGCTTTTCTCATCCCGCAGGTCCAAAACGCGAAATTCATCCGCTGCTGAAGGGGAAAATTCAGGCGATTTGATATCCACGCCGCGCACCCAGTAGCCCTCGCGTTTTAAGCGTTTCACCAAGTGGCTGGCAATGAAACCACCTGCACCGCAAACAACTGCTGTTTTCATAAATCATTCAGTCAAATTTAATCACCGCAACGCAGCCACCGTAGCATCGCTTCAGGTCTTTTGTCCAACCTTTTTACTGGCATAACCCGCCAAAAATTCGTTTTGCTCAGATCATACGACTACAAGAAATCTACACGACGCGACGCCGCCGGCCCGATGGGCACAGCCTGGGCGCCTCGCATAATTCCCTCTGGCAAGTCGCCGCACTATGGCTAGGCAGTAACGTCATTAGGCGCGGAGAAAAAATGGCTTGCCGGCCGGGATTGCCATGAGTGGTTCTTTCGCGTATGCTATCGCCATGTTTCACTCTGCGAAAAAGCTATTTGGATTGTGGTTCCTGCTGCTGGGGACTGCCTGTATTGCTCCGGCTGCGACCATGCTGTTTGACTTTGAGGACGCCGCCGAACTGAAAGCCCTGCATGATGAACACAAATCCACGCTGGGCCCCGGCAAAACGGTGGATCGGGCTGAGCACTTCGCCTCCTCTGGGAAATACGCGCTACGATTCGCCACGCCGGGCTGGAAAAAAGGCATGCCCCAATGGCCAGCCTTCGATGCCGACCTGTCACTGACCAACTGGACCGGTTATGACCGACTATATGTGGATGTGTTCAATGCGAGCGCCAGTCCGCAAAGGTTCTCCATATTTTTCGCGGACACCACCATTCCGCTCCGCAAGGGGTATTCCCACCAGGTTCACCTGCCGCCTTTCAGTTATGCACCTGTGGTCGTACCGCTGGCCAAACTGACGGAGAAAAAAATCAAACTCGCGGCGATGCGAGCCCTGCACATTTTCACCGCCGAGCCACCGGGAGACATGACCTTGTATATGGACCGGATAATGCTGCTGAAAAAAGGTGAACCGCTGCCGGAACTGCCGGCCTCATTTCTGCGGGATTTTGCCGCCGTGCAAGCCCCCAAGTTGGCGGCGCTGAATGAAGATCTGGCACGGGTCAGGACGCATCTCCAGCAGCAAATGACCGCCGTGCCCGCCTTGAAAAACTGGGCAGACCATGCCTTGCAACCGCTGGGTAAACGCGTGGGTGACTTTAAAGCAGCCATTGCGCGTGCCGACGCCTCGGTGCTGGATGCGGATCGCTCCGTGGTATCACTTAGCGGAGAACTGGAACACTTGGAGTCCTTGGCGACTTTCCGTGCCGGGTTTGAGGCGGTCCGTTCCACGGCTCAGATCCATCCCGCCCAGCCGGACCTTGCGGTGGGATTCGCCACGTCCATGGAGAAAATCCTGCCGCTGGGATTGACCTTTAATGCGGCGCTTACTAATCGCGTGACACTAAGTCTGGCCCGCAATGAAAAGGAAAGCTTCCAAGTGTTGGTTACTCCGTTTGGTGGTCCGGTCCGGCAGGTGCAGGTGCGCATCGGCGACTTGCAGGGGGAGAACGGGCAGCGCCTGGTTTCGAGCAATCTTCACGCCGCGGTGATGGGATACGTGGAAACAAAGTCGGTGCCGCCTTATGGCAGCGCACATGTGGGCTGGTGGCCGGATCCCATCCTGGATTTCCAATCCACCACGGATATCGCCGAAGGCG is a genomic window containing:
- a CDS encoding glycosyltransferase, producing the protein MKRNIDILLESPRLNPGKAGFVYLMSTPANMDGKSCGGHTPTLDLLIINNGTLANRSESIGGGDQVVMKIIRLSGLKPDLLVPRSAVSFVAAHRRLYLTMGNLPLNLIGLIILFLVRIFQGSVKGLFNRHCYDVALGVSPYSVDLIPLWFWKARRKGTIIYHVIPERKAVNWATRLRFAVAGLEQRVTAAILSRTCDFIVAGNAITQAQLQKKFPGKQVVILHAGFNAATLDAVPDSAKDRNLACFVGRLVSQKGIFDLLQVMAVLQVSDPAFRLIMVGTGPEREFFELEMHRLGLRNITLAGFLSESEKVALMKKAGFFFFPSYEEGWGIALAEALYCQCQCVCYELPHYRAIFSTYPAYAKLGQPQDFVTAFRQVQHQPTASGQQDFLRQYDDPNIVSQMVGHLETIAKP
- a CDS encoding NAD-dependent epimerase/dehydratase family protein, coding for MKTAVVCGAGGFIASHLVKRLKREGYWVRGVDIKSPEFSPSAADEFRVLDLRDEKSCQEALSIPQGTPDEVYQLAADMGGMGFIHSAECEIMHNSVLINVHMTHHAALRGVKRYFFSSSVCVYRDMKPGEPEMTEAEAIPAHPDNEYGWEKLYSERMAMAYGRRHGMKVRIARFQNCYGPEGTWRGGREKAPAAICRKVAGVPDGGTVEIWGDGSAVRSYTYVDDMVDGIYRLMQSDLEGAVNIGCPQYVTVRELVEAVAQVSGKQITIKSVPGPVGVQSRNFSNARIYSIGWKSQFDLLAGIRQTYPWITQQVNATGHKE
- a CDS encoding glycoside hydrolase domain-containing protein; this translates as MSGSFAYAIAMFHSAKKLFGLWFLLLGTACIAPAATMLFDFEDAAELKALHDEHKSTLGPGKTVDRAEHFASSGKYALRFATPGWKKGMPQWPAFDADLSLTNWTGYDRLYVDVFNASASPQRFSIFFADTTIPLRKGYSHQVHLPPFSYAPVVVPLAKLTEKKIKLAAMRALHIFTAEPPGDMTLYMDRIMLLKKGEPLPELPASFLRDFAAVQAPKLAALNEDLARVRTHLQQQMTAVPALKNWADHALQPLGKRVGDFKAAIARADASVLDADRSVVSLSGELEHLESLATFRAGFEAVRSTAQIHPAQPDLAVGFATSMEKILPLGLTFNAALTNRVTLSLARNEKESFQVLVTPFGGPVRQVQVRIGDLQGENGQRLVSSNLHAAVMGYVETKSVPPYGSAHVGWWPDPILDFQSTTDIAEGDLQSFWVRVNAPASQAPGVYRGRLEVLTDGKTAFAFDLEVQVYPFRLPDRSPLPMAITFAPEDSPVTDNNQEQKAWRQSPEYPVKAWKPNKLQWADFLAQYYFDFVKINVAFAQKIA